In Virgibacillus siamensis, the genomic stretch CATCGATTTCATTGACCACATCCTGGCCAATTTCCTCTAGATCTCCATATCGTGGTCCCTGTTCCACCCATTTTCGTTCCATTAACATATTATCGGATACAACAGATGCTTCCATCACCGCATCCATAAACCTGTCAGGCAGACCAAAGCGGTGTTCTTTGTCACCATCTTCCAGTTTTACCTGCATCGGGATATTCCGGAATTTCTGAATAAATACGTTGATTTCACCAAAATGCTCATCGACTGATTTAGACTTGTCAACGGCTTCATCCGGATTCTCCTCGGTGGAGCCGAGCACCTCCCGCACTTCCGGCAGAATTTCCTCCCATGGAACACGGGCGTGGCGCTCAAGGGCGATGAAGTCAATTACACGATACAATCCTTTCACCCCGTTAATGTTAAAAAGTTCCTGCACATAATCAGGTGCATTGGTAAGGTCAGTATCAACTTTATAGTTTTCAGTCTTTCCGTCAGCCAACGGTTCATCCACATTAATTTTCATGGAGTATGGACTCGGAGTTGGCTCGATAGACGTAATTTTCAATGTAAACACTCCTTCTCTAAACGGATTCCACTATGATGATTTTAACATATTCAGCTATTTTTACAGAAAAAGCACCAGTTGTTGTACTTCAGATTACTTTTTCTCTTTTTCGAACAGTACAAGCAGTCCTGGCAGCAGTACTCCTCTTATCAGGAAAGTATCCAGCAGAATACCCACTGCTACGATAAAGCCGAAAACAAACAGCAGTTCAATTGGCTGCGTCATCAGTACGCTGAATGTTGCTGCAAGAATGATACCTGCCGATGAAATGACACCGCCTGTATTGGCTACGGCAATTTGAACAGCGTCCTTAACCGAATGTTTCTTCTTTTCCTCCATGAATCTGGAAATTAAAATAATGTTGTAATCAATTCCCAATGCAACAAGAAATACAAAGGAATAGAGCGGTACCCTATTGCTGATTGTATCAATGCTAAAGAGAAGGTCAGTCAGAAATGTCCCTAATCCGAGCGCTGCTACAAATGAAATGAGAATTGTTCCCATCATGTACAGCGGCATTTTGATTGATTTTGTCAAAAAAATGAGCATGCCGAAAATTAAAATAGTCTCAAGTATGACGATAACGATCAGGTCACGGTTATTGACAGAACGGTCATCAACTGATTTTGCTGTTTCCCCCGCGAAGTACAGTTTCCCCTGCAGGCTGCTGTTGTGCAAAATGTCATCAGCGTCATCAATGATTTTTTCGAGAGCATTCATTGTTTCAATCGAATATGGATTCGAGGCAAACGTCATACTGTAGGAAATGACCTTCTGATTATCTGTCATATTCTCCAGACGTACATTACTGACATGTGACTGATCGGACAGGTGATCTTTCAGTAAAGCACGCTCATCTTTGCCTACTGCTTCATCAGACTCCAAAAGGACAGTTGTTGGTGCCAAATCACCGGCATCAAACTTTTCCTCAAGGATTTCATACCCCTGTCTGGAAGGCATATCTTCCGGAAAAGATTTCATTGTGTTGAATTCATATTGCAGATTGAACAGGTTGGACGCTGATAACAGAAGAAAGGCTCCAATAATGACTACGGACAGGACAGGTTTACCAGTCACAAACCGGCCAACTTTGCTCCATAATGAACTTTTCTGAACAGTTTCATCCCCAACGCGCGGTACTTTCGGCCAGAATGATTTTCGGCCGAACAGCGTGAACAGTGCTGGTACCAGTGTTAAGGATGCGAGCAGTACGACAACGATGGTCGTGCTGAAAATTGGAGCAAAGTTCCTGTAATCTCCAAATTCCGCAAAAAACAGTACAAGCATTGCCGCAAGAACCGTGCCACCCGAATACAGTAGCGGAATGCCGGTTCCGTGCATTGCCAGTTTCATGGATTCATATTTATTTTCGTGTTGTTTCAGTTCCTCTCTGTAACGCGAGAAAACGAACAAGGAATAATCAATCACTGCTGCAAATAACAGGATTGTCATAATGGACAGGGATTGCTGGCTGAGAACAAGACCAGCTTTTCCCATCAGTCCGAGTACCTGGTTGACCACTTCATACACAAATGCCGCTGCAAGCAACGGAATCAGTGCGAGGAAGGGTGACCGGTAGATGACAACCAATAATACAAGAATGATTCCAACAGTTGAAAGGAGCAGTACAATATCCGCTTGTGAAAATAAGTCCAGTGTATCTGCGCTGATTGCTGCAGGACCGGTTATGGTTAAGGTGAGGTTATCATGATCATCAGCAATGGCGTAAATATCTTCAAGAGCTGTTTTTATTTCTTCCGTCTCCAGTGATGAATTAAATGTCAACGGTATTAGTGCGGTTGTTTTATCTTCGGAATAGAATTGCTTTAATGCTTGTGGAGGCAATTTACCGAACAGCACTATGTTCTTTACGCCATGAATATCTTCCTGTTGTACTGTTTGTAGAAAATCTGAAACGGCGGATTGTTTGATTTTTCCCTTCTCTGCCTGAAAAACAAGTATTGCCGGTAATCCGTCATTGTTATCAAAATACGTATCCACTTTCTTCTGGCTTATGACGGACTGTGCATCATCCGGCAAAGATTGCAGGCTGGAAACTTCATAGTCTTTTGCACCGGGAGCAAAAACCGCCAAAAGCAATGTTCCAATCAGCCAGATGGAAAGTGTTATCCAAGTACCTTTTTTGGTTGTTATGCGATCGGTTAAAGATTGTAACAAACGTCTCATTCATTCATCTCCCTTTTAAATCAGTTAAAGTTACACGTGTGTCACTTTAAGTATTTATGAAAGTAACACATGTGTCAATTATAATTTTGTGAACATTCCATGACGTAAAATTTCAGTTACCTGGTCAATCCATTCCCCTCGGGAGATGCCGGAATGATTGGGGACCTCCACCAATTGAAAAATAAATACTAAAATCAGGTCATCGCTGATTTGCGGTTTTAATATGTTTTCCTTCCGTCCCTTATTAAGAAATGTCTGTAATTGTGCATACAGCTTATGATGCATTTCATCAAGACGGTTTTTACTTTTGTCGGTATATTGATTTGTTTGTGCAGGTATATGATGGGATGCTCTTAAAATTTGATGAATTTTACTATGCTTATACAAGACCTCAATCAGGAAATCAAATTGCCCCTTGAAGCTGGAGTACGTTTCCATTCCCTTTAAATCCTCCATGAAATGATGCATATGAAACAGCATATAGTCTATGACCAGTTCATCTTTATTTTTATAATATTTATAGATGGCTCCTCTGGATATATGCAGCTTTTCAGCAAGAAGGCTGAATGTAAATCCTTCATAACCAAAATCAAGCAGGATATCCCTGGCAGCCTGGAATAGATCATCTTTGGTAAATTTTCGTTCGCGTGCCATATGCTCACCTCATGTTAATTATATCTGAAAAATATTTGGAAACAA encodes the following:
- a CDS encoding MMPL family transporter, whose amino-acid sequence is MRRLLQSLTDRITTKKGTWITLSIWLIGTLLLAVFAPGAKDYEVSSLQSLPDDAQSVISQKKVDTYFDNNDGLPAILVFQAEKGKIKQSAVSDFLQTVQQEDIHGVKNIVLFGKLPPQALKQFYSEDKTTALIPLTFNSSLETEEIKTALEDIYAIADDHDNLTLTITGPAAISADTLDLFSQADIVLLLSTVGIILVLLVVIYRSPFLALIPLLAAAFVYEVVNQVLGLMGKAGLVLSQQSLSIMTILLFAAVIDYSLFVFSRYREELKQHENKYESMKLAMHGTGIPLLYSGGTVLAAMLVLFFAEFGDYRNFAPIFSTTIVVVLLASLTLVPALFTLFGRKSFWPKVPRVGDETVQKSSLWSKVGRFVTGKPVLSVVIIGAFLLLSASNLFNLQYEFNTMKSFPEDMPSRQGYEILEEKFDAGDLAPTTVLLESDEAVGKDERALLKDHLSDQSHVSNVRLENMTDNQKVISYSMTFASNPYSIETMNALEKIIDDADDILHNSSLQGKLYFAGETAKSVDDRSVNNRDLIVIVILETILIFGMLIFLTKSIKMPLYMMGTILISFVAALGLGTFLTDLLFSIDTISNRVPLYSFVFLVALGIDYNIILISRFMEEKKKHSVKDAVQIAVANTGGVISSAGIILAATFSVLMTQPIELLFVFGFIVAVGILLDTFLIRGVLLPGLLVLFEKEKK
- a CDS encoding TetR/AcrR family transcriptional regulator, whose amino-acid sequence is MARERKFTKDDLFQAARDILLDFGYEGFTFSLLAEKLHISRGAIYKYYKNKDELVIDYMLFHMHHFMEDLKGMETYSSFKGQFDFLIEVLYKHSKIHQILRASHHIPAQTNQYTDKSKNRLDEMHHKLYAQLQTFLNKGRKENILKPQISDDLILVFIFQLVEVPNHSGISRGEWIDQVTEILRHGMFTKL